From the genome of Methylomonas sp. UP202, one region includes:
- the rlmJ gene encoding 23S rRNA (adenine(2030)-N(6))-methyltransferase RlmJ, whose translation MLSYRHGFHAGNFADVLKHSLLSLAIAALKQKVKPFVYIDTHAGAGKYALKSEFAQKTGEYREGIARLWDEKQPLPLLRDYLAAVRAENTGNRLARYPGSPQLVRRLVRSQDRLSLSELHTSDFQVLQQLYAGDNQVTVAKEDGLRMLGKKLPPIQKRALILIDPSYELKSEYQAVVQALAAAYHRFAGGVYALWYPVIDRDATERFMRLLVATGIPKQLRIEHCVAADTAGRGMTGAGMVFFNPPWQLDRQAEELLPWLDGVLAAGRGQWRVDWQVPETVASAADRN comes from the coding sequence ATGCTCAGCTATCGCCACGGGTTTCACGCCGGCAATTTCGCGGATGTTTTAAAGCACAGTTTGCTTAGTCTGGCGATCGCCGCGCTCAAGCAAAAGGTCAAGCCCTTCGTGTACATCGACACGCACGCCGGGGCCGGCAAATATGCGCTTAAATCGGAGTTTGCCCAGAAAACCGGTGAATACCGCGAGGGCATCGCCCGACTTTGGGACGAAAAACAACCGTTACCCTTGCTGCGCGATTATTTGGCGGCGGTCAGGGCCGAAAATACCGGAAACCGTCTGGCGCGCTATCCCGGCTCTCCGCAGCTGGTAAGACGCTTGGTCAGGTCGCAAGATCGGTTATCATTGTCGGAATTGCATACCAGCGACTTTCAGGTCTTACAACAACTATATGCCGGAGACAATCAGGTGACGGTGGCAAAAGAAGACGGTTTGCGAATGTTGGGCAAAAAATTGCCGCCGATTCAGAAGCGCGCCCTGATTCTGATCGATCCGAGTTACGAACTGAAGAGCGAATATCAAGCCGTGGTTCAAGCGCTGGCGGCCGCTTACCACCGGTTTGCCGGCGGCGTTTACGCGCTTTGGTATCCGGTGATCGATAGAGACGCAACCGAGCGCTTTATGCGGCTTTTGGTCGCGACCGGCATTCCCAAGCAATTGCGCATCGAGCATTGTGTCGCAGCCGATACGGCGGGCAGAGGGATGACCGGGGCCGGAATGGTCTTCTTTAATCCGCCCTGGCAACTCGATCGGCAGGCCGAGGAATTGTTGCCTTGGCTGGATGGCGTGCTGGCGGCCGGGCGAGGCCAGTGGCGGGTGGATTGGCAGGTGCCGGAAACGGTCGCATCGGCGGCGGACAGGAA
- a CDS encoding DMT family protein: MNAILTSAGLLVCSNVFMTFAWYAHLKELNGRHWLLAALVSWGVALFEYLFQVPANRIGYTALSVGQLKIIQEVIALSVFVPFSVYYMKEPLKLDYLWAGLCLLGAVYFMFRSKLG; the protein is encoded by the coding sequence ATGAACGCGATTTTAACGTCCGCCGGGTTGCTGGTTTGCAGCAATGTATTCATGACTTTCGCCTGGTACGCCCATTTGAAGGAATTGAACGGTCGGCATTGGTTGCTGGCGGCCCTGGTCAGTTGGGGCGTCGCGCTGTTCGAGTATTTGTTTCAAGTGCCGGCCAATCGCATCGGCTACACCGCCTTGAGCGTCGGCCAGTTGAAAATCATTCAGGAAGTGATCGCGTTGAGCGTGTTCGTGCCGTTCTCCGTTTATTACATGAAAGAACCGCTGAAACTCGATTATCTCTGGGCCGGTCTGTGTCTGCTGGGCGCGGTGTATTTCATGTTTCGTTCCAAATTGGGATAG
- a CDS encoding multifunctional CCA addition/repair protein, which translates to MKTYLVGGAVRDRLLDLPVTERDWLVVGETAEAMLSRGFRPVGKDFPVFLHPETHEEYALARTERKTAPGYKGFAVDASPEVTLDEDLLRRDLTVNAMALDADGRLIDPYNGQRDLQNRLLRHVSPAFCEDPVRILRVARFSARYAHLGFVVADETMALMAEMVAAGEADYLVAERVWAELSKALVEPRPAAFFQVLRDCGALKAIFPEIDALFGVPQPEKHHPEIDTGIHALMVLEQAAKLSASAEVRLAALLHDLGKALTPSHFWPSHHGHEQKGLPVLERFCERLRVPKVHKTLAAHVMAYHTHCHRVLELRPDTLVDMLQAIGAFKPDSCLEDFILACEADARGRTGFEQRDYPQAAYLREAAAAAMAVDTTSATQNGVSGPQIGAAIRQLRIAGIQQFKQRCLAAEQPLSA; encoded by the coding sequence ATGAAAACCTATCTGGTCGGCGGCGCGGTGCGTGATCGTTTGCTGGATCTTCCGGTGACGGAGCGCGATTGGCTGGTGGTTGGCGAAACCGCCGAGGCCATGTTGTCGCGAGGATTTCGACCGGTCGGCAAGGATTTTCCGGTGTTTTTGCATCCCGAGACTCACGAGGAATACGCCCTGGCTCGCACCGAGCGCAAAACCGCGCCGGGTTACAAAGGATTTGCCGTCGACGCTTCGCCCGAAGTGACGCTGGACGAAGATTTATTACGCCGCGATTTGACGGTCAATGCGATGGCGCTCGACGCCGACGGCCGGTTGATCGATCCCTACAACGGCCAACGCGACTTGCAAAATCGTTTGTTGCGGCACGTTTCGCCGGCGTTTTGCGAAGATCCGGTGCGGATTCTGCGGGTGGCGCGGTTCTCGGCACGTTACGCTCACTTGGGCTTTGTCGTGGCCGACGAGACGATGGCCTTGATGGCGGAGATGGTCGCGGCCGGCGAGGCCGATTATTTGGTAGCCGAGCGGGTTTGGGCGGAATTGTCCAAGGCTTTAGTGGAACCGCGTCCGGCGGCGTTTTTTCAAGTGTTGCGCGATTGCGGCGCATTGAAGGCGATTTTTCCGGAAATCGACGCCTTGTTTGGCGTGCCTCAGCCGGAAAAACATCATCCGGAAATCGATACCGGCATCCATGCTCTGATGGTGTTGGAACAAGCGGCCAAATTGTCCGCCAGCGCCGAGGTTCGTTTGGCGGCCTTGCTGCACGATTTGGGTAAGGCGCTGACGCCCAGCCATTTCTGGCCTAGCCATCACGGTCACGAACAAAAAGGTTTGCCGGTGCTGGAGCGTTTTTGCGAACGTTTGCGGGTGCCTAAGGTCCACAAAACGCTGGCGGCCCACGTCATGGCTTACCATACCCACTGCCACAGAGTCTTGGAGTTGCGGCCCGACACGCTGGTCGACATGTTGCAGGCGATCGGCGCGTTCAAGCCGGACAGCTGCCTGGAGGATTTTATTCTGGCTTGCGAAGCCGACGCGCGCGGCCGAACCGGTTTTGAGCAGCGCGACTATCCCCAAGCCGCCTATCTGCGCGAGGCCGCCGCCGCCGCGATGGCGGTCGATACGACGTCGGCTACTCAAAACGGCGTATCCGGCCCGCAAATCGGCGCGGCGATCCGGCAGCTGCGCATTGCCGGAATCCAGCAATTCAAACAGCGGTGCTTGGCCGCGGAGCAGCCGCTAAGCGCATGA
- the pqqA gene encoding pyrroloquinoline quinone precursor peptide PqqA, giving the protein MKWETPAYNDMRFGFEVTMYIYNR; this is encoded by the coding sequence ATGAAATGGGAAACACCTGCTTACAATGACATGCGTTTCGGCTTCGAAGTCACCATGTACATCTACAACCGTTAA
- the pqqB gene encoding pyrroloquinoline quinone biosynthesis protein PqqB has translation MKIRVLGAGAGGGFPQWNCNCDNCGRYRRGEFNGKARTQSSIAVSSDGRNWLLFNTSPDIRAQLEAFPAIQPKTGIRDTGIKAVLLIDSQIDHTTGMLMLREGKPLEVYCTEMVKQDLTSGFPLFTMLKDYCTVNHHPIACDETPFEIPGIDDIRIYAHALKSKAPPYSPHRHDPHDGDNIGVVVEQISTGKKLYYAPGLGEIEPQVMAAMQSVDCLMVDGTFWTDDEMVVRNISHKHAREIGHLPQSGAGGMIDVLNGVPNARKILIHINNTNPILDEDSPERKTLDANGIEVAYDGLEIDL, from the coding sequence ATGAAAATCAGAGTTCTCGGCGCCGGCGCCGGCGGCGGTTTCCCGCAATGGAATTGCAATTGCGACAATTGCGGCCGTTACCGCAGAGGCGAATTCAACGGCAAGGCCCGCACCCAATCATCGATTGCCGTCAGCAGCGACGGACGCAACTGGTTGCTGTTCAACACCTCGCCCGATATTCGGGCCCAACTGGAAGCCTTTCCGGCCATCCAGCCCAAAACCGGCATCCGCGACACCGGCATCAAGGCCGTTTTGTTGATCGACAGTCAAATCGACCACACCACCGGCATGCTGATGCTGCGCGAAGGCAAGCCTTTGGAAGTGTATTGCACCGAGATGGTCAAGCAAGATCTGACCAGCGGTTTCCCGCTGTTCACGATGCTGAAAGACTATTGCACCGTCAACCATCATCCGATTGCCTGCGACGAAACGCCGTTCGAGATTCCCGGCATAGACGACATTCGCATTTACGCCCATGCCCTGAAGAGCAAAGCGCCGCCGTATTCGCCGCACCGCCACGATCCGCATGACGGCGACAACATCGGCGTCGTCGTCGAACAAATTTCCACCGGCAAGAAGCTGTATTACGCACCGGGCCTCGGCGAAATAGAACCGCAGGTCATGGCGGCGATGCAAAGCGTCGATTGCCTGATGGTAGACGGCACTTTCTGGACCGACGATGAAATGGTGGTGCGCAACATCAGCCACAAACACGCCCGCGAAATCGGCCACTTGCCGCAATCCGGCGCCGGCGGGATGATCGATGTATTGAACGGCGTACCGAACGCCCGCAAGATTTTGATACATATCAATAACACCAACCCGATTCTCGACGAAGATTCGCCGGAGCGTAAAACCCTGGATGCCAACGGCATCGAAGTGGCTTACGACGGACTGGAAATTGACTTATAA
- the pqqC gene encoding pyrroloquinoline-quinone synthase PqqC, producing MTADNQPWSRDEFEAKLRGMEKFYHIHHPMHTLMNEGKLTKQQLQGWVANRFYYQVMIPIKDANIMANCPDRETRAKWVQRILDHDGHPGDPGGIEAWIRLGIAVGLTREEITSLEHVLPGVRFAVDAYVNFARRAEWHEAASSSLTELFAPKIHQQRLDNWPDVYPWVEQEGYTYFRKRLTEARRDVEHGLELTLDWYKTREQQERMVQILKFKLDVLWSMADAMYLAYVADMPPYFNIEQ from the coding sequence ATGACTGCAGATAATCAACCCTGGAGCCGCGACGAATTCGAAGCCAAACTGCGCGGCATGGAAAAGTTCTACCACATTCATCATCCGATGCACACGCTGATGAATGAAGGCAAGCTGACCAAGCAGCAATTGCAAGGCTGGGTCGCCAACCGCTTTTATTACCAGGTGATGATTCCGATCAAGGACGCCAATATCATGGCCAACTGCCCGGACCGAGAAACCCGCGCCAAATGGGTACAGCGCATTCTGGACCACGACGGCCATCCCGGCGACCCAGGCGGCATCGAGGCCTGGATACGTTTAGGCATCGCAGTCGGCTTGACTCGGGAAGAGATTACTTCGCTGGAACACGTGCTACCCGGCGTGCGCTTTGCCGTGGACGCCTACGTGAATTTCGCTCGCCGCGCCGAATGGCACGAAGCCGCCAGTTCCTCCCTGACGGAACTATTCGCCCCGAAAATTCATCAACAACGCTTGGACAACTGGCCGGACGTATATCCTTGGGTCGAACAAGAGGGTTACACTTACTTCCGCAAGCGCCTGACCGAAGCCCGCCGCGATGTCGAGCATGGACTGGAATTGACGCTGGACTGGTACAAAACCCGCGAACAGCAAGAACGCATGGTGCAAATTCTGAAATTTAAACTGGATGTATTGTGGAGCATGGCCGATGCGATGTATCTGGCTTATGTCGCCGACATGCCGCCGTATTTCAATATCGAGCAATAA
- a CDS encoding Uma2 family endonuclease: MQTALQQHLTAEDYLAWEETQVEKHEFVAGEVFAMVGARQDHVVVCGNIFAGLKQRLRGTPCRPYVADLKLRVDAADAFFYPDVMVSSHPGDLSNQQYISNPSLIVEVLSESTADYDRGGKFVAYRKLESLREYLIVDIEARRVECFRRTADNDWLLHDYVGDIDCQLRSLGIRIPTSEIFEDIA, from the coding sequence ATGCAAACAGCATTGCAGCAGCACCTCACCGCCGAAGACTACCTAGCCTGGGAGGAAACCCAAGTCGAGAAGCATGAATTCGTGGCGGGAGAAGTGTTTGCGATGGTTGGAGCGCGGCAGGACCATGTGGTCGTCTGCGGCAATATCTTTGCAGGCTTGAAGCAACGCTTGCGCGGCACGCCTTGCCGGCCTTATGTCGCAGACCTGAAACTACGGGTTGATGCTGCCGACGCCTTTTTCTACCCCGACGTGATGGTGTCCTCCCATCCCGGCGACTTGAGCAACCAGCAATATATTTCCAACCCGTCGCTGATCGTCGAAGTCTTGTCCGAATCGACCGCCGATTATGATCGAGGCGGTAAATTCGTCGCCTACCGCAAGCTAGAATCGCTGAGGGAATATTTGATCGTCGACATCGAAGCCCGCCGGGTCGAATGCTTCCGCCGCACCGCCGACAACGACTGGCTGTTGCACGACTATGTCGGCGACATCGATTGCCAACTGCGCAGCCTCGGCATTCGCATACCGACGAGCGAAATTTTTGAAGATATTGCTTAG
- a CDS encoding Uma2 family endonuclease: MRWQDVLADPSLQNLPYKIELNEKGVIEMSPASFSHSRLQAKIAVQLSLQLGGEVFTELAIQTSQGVRVPDVAWGSESYTLMHQAELWASSAPELCIEILSPSNTAKDMLERVELFLQAGAIEVWLVEENGTVSQYDSTGQITTSRFAANLHHCFASH; the protein is encoded by the coding sequence ATGCGCTGGCAAGATGTACTCGCAGATCCATCGCTACAAAATCTGCCTTATAAAATCGAATTGAACGAAAAGGGGGTCATCGAAATGTCACCCGCATCATTCAGTCATAGCCGGTTGCAAGCCAAAATCGCCGTGCAATTATCGCTACAATTGGGCGGCGAGGTATTTACCGAATTGGCGATCCAAACCAGCCAAGGCGTCCGGGTTCCCGATGTCGCCTGGGGATCGGAAAGCTATACCCTGATGCATCAAGCCGAATTGTGGGCGTCTTCCGCCCCCGAACTGTGCATCGAAATCCTGTCGCCCTCAAACACTGCTAAAGACATGCTGGAACGGGTCGAGCTATTCCTGCAAGCGGGGGCCATCGAAGTCTGGTTGGTCGAAGAAAACGGCACCGTCAGCCAGTACGACAGCACCGGCCAGATCACGACATCCCGATTTGCGGCCAATTTACATCATTGCTTTGCCAGCCATTGA
- the pqqD gene encoding pyrroloquinoline quinone biosynthesis peptide chaperone PqqD: protein MSLNPDQILQFSPLHRLQWEEAQQKYVILYPEGMVELNQSSAEILKLCDGAHNPAQIVEELETQFEATGLSNDIHNFLNIALQNGWIKQG from the coding sequence ATGAGCCTTAACCCCGACCAAATCCTGCAATTCTCGCCGCTGCACCGCCTGCAATGGGAAGAAGCCCAACAAAAATACGTGATTCTGTACCCCGAAGGCATGGTCGAACTCAACCAAAGCTCGGCGGAAATCCTCAAGCTGTGCGACGGCGCGCATAATCCGGCGCAAATCGTCGAAGAATTGGAAACCCAATTCGAAGCAACCGGCTTGAGCAACGACATCCACAATTTCCTGAACATCGCGCTGCAAAATGGCTGGATCAAACAAGGCTAA
- the pqqE gene encoding pyrroloquinoline quinone biosynthesis protein PqqE, which produces MAGSNKANITPPRWLLAELSYKCPLQCPYCSNPLDYAKYPDELGTDDWKRVLSQARKMGAVQLGFSGGEPLTRQDLVELVGHARELGYYSNLITSGYGLTEQKIVDLKQAGLDHIQISIQASTQELNDHIAGTATYEHKQEVARLIKKHGYPMVLCVVIHRENIHQMPQILEMAENLGADYLELANTQYYGWAHINRDALLPTKEQFEEAEKIAQAYKEKVAGKMKIYYVVPDFYEDRPKACMNGWGTTFLTIAPDGTALPCHSARELPGLDCPNVKDFSIEQIWNESKTFNFFRGTEWMQEPCRSCDEKGKDFGGCRCQAFQFNGDMYSTDPVCGKSPERHRIDAAIASARELTLSGDEKPLVFRNSKNSKNLFG; this is translated from the coding sequence ATGGCTGGATCAAACAAGGCTAACATCACCCCGCCGCGCTGGCTGCTGGCGGAACTGAGCTACAAGTGTCCGCTGCAATGTCCGTATTGCTCGAATCCGCTGGATTACGCCAAATATCCGGACGAACTTGGCACCGACGACTGGAAGCGGGTGCTCAGCCAAGCCCGTAAAATGGGCGCGGTGCAACTGGGTTTTTCCGGTGGCGAGCCGCTCACCCGCCAAGACTTGGTGGAACTGGTAGGCCACGCCCGCGAGCTGGGTTATTACTCCAATCTGATCACGTCCGGCTACGGCCTGACCGAACAGAAAATCGTCGACTTGAAGCAGGCCGGCCTAGACCATATCCAAATCAGCATACAGGCCAGCACTCAAGAGCTCAACGACCACATCGCCGGTACCGCGACCTACGAGCATAAACAGGAAGTCGCCCGCCTGATCAAGAAACACGGTTACCCAATGGTGTTGTGCGTGGTCATCCACCGCGAAAACATTCATCAGATGCCGCAGATTCTGGAAATGGCCGAAAACCTGGGCGCCGATTATCTGGAACTGGCCAACACCCAATACTACGGCTGGGCCCATATCAATCGCGACGCGTTGCTGCCGACCAAGGAACAGTTCGAGGAAGCCGAAAAGATCGCCCAGGCCTACAAGGAAAAAGTCGCCGGCAAGATGAAGATTTACTACGTCGTGCCGGATTTTTACGAAGACCGGCCGAAAGCCTGCATGAACGGCTGGGGCACCACCTTTTTGACCATCGCCCCGGACGGCACCGCGCTGCCTTGCCATTCCGCCCGCGAACTGCCCGGCCTGGACTGTCCCAACGTCAAGGATTTCAGCATCGAACAAATCTGGAACGAATCGAAAACCTTCAATTTCTTCCGCGGCACCGAATGGATGCAGGAGCCTTGCCGCAGTTGCGACGAAAAAGGCAAGGACTTCGGCGGTTGCCGCTGTCAGGCTTTCCAGTTCAACGGCGACATGTACAGCACCGACCCGGTCTGCGGCAAATCGCCGGAGCGGCACCGCATCGATGCGGCGATCGCCTCGGCACGAGAACTGACCTTATCCGGCGACGAAAAACCGCTGGTGTTCCGCAACAGTAAAAACTCGAAAAACCTGTTCGGTTAA
- the ppa gene encoding inorganic diphosphatase, with the protein MSFMQVAAGGNVPFEMNVVVEIPAFSDPVKYEVDKHTGALTVDRFMGTAMQYPCNYGYIPQTLSEDGDPVDVMIITPAPLLSGCVIHCRPVGILKMVDEAGPDPKLLAVPMPQLTPFYNHVTDYRDLQPDKLAKITHFFQHYKDLEDGKWVRVEGWGGVEDARNEILEGIERYKNSHSSRR; encoded by the coding sequence ATGTCGTTTATGCAAGTCGCCGCCGGCGGCAACGTACCGTTCGAAATGAATGTAGTGGTCGAAATTCCGGCTTTCAGCGATCCGGTTAAATACGAAGTGGATAAACACACCGGTGCGTTGACGGTGGACCGCTTCATGGGTACCGCGATGCAATATCCCTGCAATTACGGCTACATTCCGCAAACCTTGTCCGAGGACGGCGATCCGGTCGATGTGATGATTATCACCCCCGCGCCGCTGCTGAGCGGCTGCGTGATCCACTGCCGGCCGGTCGGGATATTGAAGATGGTGGACGAGGCCGGACCCGATCCGAAGCTGTTGGCGGTGCCGATGCCGCAGCTAACGCCGTTTTACAATCACGTGACCGACTACCGGGACTTGCAGCCGGACAAGCTGGCGAAAATCACCCATTTTTTTCAGCATTACAAGGACCTGGAAGACGGCAAATGGGTCAGGGTGGAAGGTTGGGGCGGCGTCGAGGACGCCAGAAATGAAATTCTGGAAGGTATCGAACGTTACAAAAACTCGCATAGCAGCCGACGCTGA
- a CDS encoding DUF2797 domain-containing protein gives MIGSLEKMRGALANPVQYSLPVGEQQLPLNPLIGKTLTLRHTGKIFCVHCGNKTKKSFNQGYCYPCFIKLAQCDMCIVKPETCHYAAGTCREPSWGEEFCFQPHIVYLANSSGIKVGITRRSQIPTRWIDQGAVQAIPVFEVASRHLSGLIEVALAEHVSDKTSWQQMLKNNTVELDLPALRDQLLDKCQAELAAINERFAEQPPTLLSDAEAVQLEYPVLEYPTKVKSFNMDKDPSVAGTLLGIKGQYLIFDNGVINIRKYAGYEIEAET, from the coding sequence GTGATAGGCAGTCTGGAAAAAATGCGCGGCGCGCTGGCCAATCCGGTGCAGTACAGCTTGCCGGTCGGCGAGCAACAACTCCCGTTAAACCCGCTGATCGGCAAAACTTTGACGCTACGTCATACCGGAAAAATCTTTTGCGTGCATTGCGGCAATAAGACCAAGAAAAGCTTTAACCAAGGCTATTGCTACCCCTGTTTCATCAAGCTGGCGCAATGCGATATGTGCATCGTCAAACCGGAAACCTGCCATTACGCCGCCGGCACTTGCCGGGAACCGAGCTGGGGCGAAGAGTTTTGCTTCCAACCGCACATCGTCTACCTGGCCAATTCGTCCGGCATCAAGGTGGGCATCACCCGCCGATCGCAAATTCCGACCCGCTGGATAGACCAGGGCGCGGTACAAGCCATTCCAGTATTCGAAGTCGCCTCCCGCCACTTGTCCGGGCTGATCGAAGTCGCGCTGGCCGAACACGTCAGCGACAAAACCAGTTGGCAGCAAATGCTGAAAAACAACACCGTCGAACTGGACCTGCCGGCCTTGCGCGACCAACTGCTGGATAAATGCCAAGCCGAACTGGCCGCCATTAACGAACGTTTCGCCGAGCAGCCGCCGACGCTGCTGTCCGACGCCGAAGCGGTGCAGTTGGAATACCCGGTGCTGGAATACCCGACCAAGGTCAAATCCTTCAATATGGATAAAGACCCGAGCGTGGCCGGCACCTTGCTCGGCATCAAAGGCCAATACCTGATTTTCGACAACGGCGTCATCAACATCCGCAAATACGCCGGCTACGAAATCGAAGCCGAAACCTGA